One Meleagris gallopavo isolate NT-WF06-2002-E0010 breed Aviagen turkey brand Nicholas breeding stock chromosome 11, Turkey_5.1, whole genome shotgun sequence genomic region harbors:
- the B3GNT5 gene encoding lactosylceramide 1,3-N-acetyl-beta-D-glucosaminyltransferase produces MFVSPRRVRKCQFLQIFATCFILCVMIFWGPFDNRFVSHMKSYSYRYLINSYNFVNESLSISRDNMDRVASYQYLMNHREKCQQQDVLLLLFVKSSPENRHRRDAIRQTWGNEKYVRSKLNANIKTLFALGQPTDHLRQRDLYLEDQKYSDLIQQDFLDTFHNLTTKLLLQFSWVNAYCPHARFIMSADDDIFIHMPNLVAYLQRLAQMGVQDLWIGRVHRGSPPIRDKTSKYYVPYEMYQWPSYPDYTAGAAYVISSDVAAKVYEASLTLNTSLYIDDVFMGLCANKMGIVPQYHAFFSGEGKAPYHPCIYNRMMTSHGHVDDLHYLWKQATDPKVKKLSSGLWSRIYCRIVNIMLLCKLYYENTYPCSAAFS; encoded by the coding sequence ATGTTTGTTAGTCCTAGAAGAGTCAGAAAATGCCAGTTCTTGCAAATATTTGCCACTTGCTTCATACTGTGTGTCATGATTTTTTGGGGACCATTTGATAATCGCTTTGTAAGCCATATGAAGTCCTATTCATACAGATACCTCATAAACAGCTACAATTTTGTGAATGAAAGCCTGTCCATCAGTAGGGATAACATGGACAGAGTAGCAAGCTACCAGTACTTGATGAACCACAGAGAGAAATGTCAACAGCAGGATGTCCTTCTCCTGTTGTTTGTGAAGTCTTCTCCTGAAAACCGTCATCGGAGAGATGCAATTCGACAGACTTGGGGTAATGAGAAATATGTTCGTTCTAAACTTAATGCCAACATTAAAACCCTTTTTGCTTTGGGACAACCAACAGATCATTTGCGGCAAAGAGACCTTTATCTGGAAGACCAGAAATACAGTGATTTGATTCAGCAAGACTTCTTGGATACTTTTCACAACCTTACTACTAAATTACTTCTACAGTTCAGCTGGGTAAATGCCTACTGTCCTCATGCCAGGTTTATTATGTCTGCAGATGATGATATATTTATCCATATGCCAAATCTTGTTGCTTATCTCCAAAGACTAGCACAAATGGGTGTTCAGGATCTCTGGATTGGCCGTGTTCATCGTGGATCCCCTCCCATAAGAGATAAGACTAGCAAATACTATGTTCCATATGAAATGTACCAGTGGCCCTCTTATCCTGACtacacagcaggagctgcataTGTAATATCAAGTGATGTAGCAGCTAAAGTATATGAGGCTTCATTGACTCTCAATACCAGTCTTTATATAGATGATGTCTTCATGGGCCTCTGTGCCAACAAAATGGGAATTGTACCACAGTATCACGCCTTTTTTTCTGGGGAAGGAAAGGCTCCATATCATCCCTGCATTTACAACAGAATGATGACATCTCACGGACACGTGGATGACCTTCACTATCTCTGGAAGCAGGCTACCGATCCCAAAGTTAAAAAGCTTTCCTCGGGGCTCTGGAGTAGAATATACTGCAGAATAGTTAATATTATGCTTCTCTGTAAGCTGTATTATGAGAACACGTATCCTTgttcagctgcattttcttaA